A genomic window from Blastocatellia bacterium includes:
- a CDS encoding A24 family peptidase produces MLSTPAALALIVMAAAGAIWDGKERRIPNRLVALMIAAGFSLNALAYGWEGVFRSGVGMFLGAGLLVIFYIFGGVEAGDVKFLAAVGAFVGSLNVVVIFILASIVAAVMALIAFARSRRRTGSVTIPYGIAIAGATILVAGLKVVR; encoded by the coding sequence ATGCTTTCAACACCGGCAGCGCTCGCGCTGATTGTAATGGCTGCGGCGGGGGCCATCTGGGATGGGAAAGAGCGACGTATTCCAAATCGGCTCGTCGCGCTGATGATCGCTGCCGGCTTCAGCCTGAACGCTCTCGCCTATGGTTGGGAGGGAGTGTTCAGGAGTGGAGTGGGAATGTTCCTGGGAGCTGGGTTGCTCGTGATCTTTTACATTTTCGGGGGCGTCGAAGCGGGTGATGTGAAATTTTTGGCGGCTGTCGGAGCATTCGTGGGCAGCCTGAACGTTGTGGTTATTTTCATCCTCGCTTCGATCGTGGCGGCCGTGATGGCACTGATTGCGTTTGCGCGATCGCGGCGTCGGACGGGCTCGGTGACGATCCCTTACGGCATTGCCATCGCCGGCGCGACGATTTTGGTCGCCGGACTCAAAGTGGTTCGCTGA
- a CDS encoding TadE/TadG family type IV pilus assembly protein, with product MRRHLREKSLDVRPEGYTVSLVAGAPGALIRGRHPRRASGQTLIEMALLTPFLALILAAILHFGAALNAHHVITNAAREGARAGTQADGDAARMRQVITTVCRNANLDLSRLTIDVDPGTPGNPTRATVTYRYTSPLNSFFRTTGLILRAEAVMRK from the coding sequence ATGAGGCGTCATCTGAGAGAGAAATCGTTGGATGTCAGACCGGAAGGATATACGGTCTCGTTGGTCGCGGGTGCGCCCGGCGCGCTCATCCGAGGGAGGCATCCTCGGAGGGCGTCAGGGCAGACGCTCATTGAGATGGCGCTTCTCACGCCTTTTCTGGCATTGATTCTCGCGGCCATTCTTCATTTTGGCGCCGCCTTGAACGCGCATCACGTGATCACCAATGCTGCCCGTGAAGGTGCGCGCGCGGGGACTCAGGCCGATGGTGATGCCGCCCGGATGCGTCAGGTGATCACTACGGTCTGCCGCAACGCTAATCTGGATTTGTCCCGGTTGACGATTGATGTGGATCCCGGTACTCCGGGCAATCCCACGCGCGCGACCGTCACCTATCGTTACACGTCGCCATTGAATAGCTTTTTCCGAACGACCGGCCTGATCTTGCGGGCCGAGGCCGTGATGCGGAAGTGA
- a CDS encoding TadE/TadG family type IV pilus assembly protein, protein MQKNGLKNNDRDISSAGRNSLAWRQRRAPQGQSILEMALIVPMATLLIVGTIEFGRFYMIRQVITNAAREGARILVLSSTTSASQVTDVVRRYIQNAGLNPDLAAIDMTGLRSSTGTPCTVRVSYPFESVVLRMIRMTSSSVRVRAISTMMHE, encoded by the coding sequence ATGCAAAAGAATGGATTGAAAAACAACGACCGTGACATAAGCAGCGCCGGGAGAAACTCTCTTGCGTGGCGACAACGGCGCGCGCCTCAGGGCCAGAGCATTCTCGAAATGGCGCTGATTGTCCCGATGGCGACGCTCCTGATCGTGGGGACAATTGAGTTCGGTCGTTTCTACATGATCCGTCAGGTCATCACCAATGCCGCTCGTGAGGGAGCGCGAATCCTCGTGCTGTCGAGCACGACGTCAGCCTCACAGGTAACCGATGTGGTGCGGCGTTACATTCAGAATGCGGGATTGAATCCGGACCTCGCGGCCATTGATATGACGGGATTGCGCTCCAGCACCGGAACGCCCTGCACCGTGAGGGTGAGCTATCCCTTCGAGTCGGTCGTTCTTCGAATGATTCGCATGACTTCGTCCTCGGTTAGGGTGCGGGCCATAAGCACAATGATGCATGAATGA